The following proteins come from a genomic window of Malus sylvestris chromosome 4, drMalSylv7.2, whole genome shotgun sequence:
- the LOC126620131 gene encoding probable apyrase 6 isoform X1: MSSQRRIPANVVKFEARWWSFWEPTHRLRFASKIRACFGYGADGGNGAVFDFGKDGLASMRVNPGLSAYAEDPESAGGSLRELPEFGKGRVPKDLWAETEIRLMARAGLRLLDLGVQNRILNSCWKVLRSSGFKFRDEWASVITGTVNSWLEFNFVPHLFKCPISVAFLRMKCKK; this comes from the exons ATGTCATCACAGCGACGAATTCCGGCGAATGTCGTTAAGTTCGAAGCTAGGTGGTGGTCTTTTTGGGAACCCACTCATCGTCTTCGTTTCGCTTCAAAGATCCGAGCTTGTTTCGGGTACGGAGCCGATGGCGGTAATGGTGCCGTGTTTGATTTTGGAAAGGACGGGTTGGCATCGATGCGGGTCAATCCTGGGCTCTCGGCGTACGCAGAGGATCCAGAATCGGCAGGCGGGTCGTTGAGGGAGCTCCCGGAGTTTGGGAAGGGGAGGGTTCCGAAAGATCTCTGGGCGGAAACGGAGATTAGGCTTATGGCTAGGGCGGGGCTCCGATTGCTTGATTTAGGTGTTCAGAATCGGATTCTGAATTCTTGTTGGAAGGTGCTTCGGAGTTCCGGGTTTAAGTTTCGTGACGAGTGGGCTTCCGTCATTACAGGTACTGTTAATT CCtggttggaattcaattttgttCCCCATCTGTTCAAATGCCCAATCAGTGTGGCTTTCCTCAG GATGAAATGTAAGAAGTGA
- the LOC126620131 gene encoding probable apyrase 6 isoform X2, which translates to MSSQRRIPANVVKFEARWWSFWEPTHRLRFASKIRACFGYGADGGNGAVFDFGKDGLASMRVNPGLSAYAEDPESAGGSLRELPEFGKGRVPKDLWAETEIRLMARAGLRLLDLGVQNRILNSCWKVLRSSGFKFRDEWASVITAWLEFNFVPHLFKCPISVAFLRMKCKK; encoded by the exons ATGTCATCACAGCGACGAATTCCGGCGAATGTCGTTAAGTTCGAAGCTAGGTGGTGGTCTTTTTGGGAACCCACTCATCGTCTTCGTTTCGCTTCAAAGATCCGAGCTTGTTTCGGGTACGGAGCCGATGGCGGTAATGGTGCCGTGTTTGATTTTGGAAAGGACGGGTTGGCATCGATGCGGGTCAATCCTGGGCTCTCGGCGTACGCAGAGGATCCAGAATCGGCAGGCGGGTCGTTGAGGGAGCTCCCGGAGTTTGGGAAGGGGAGGGTTCCGAAAGATCTCTGGGCGGAAACGGAGATTAGGCTTATGGCTAGGGCGGGGCTCCGATTGCTTGATTTAGGTGTTCAGAATCGGATTCTGAATTCTTGTTGGAAGGTGCTTCGGAGTTCCGGGTTTAAGTTTCGTGACGAGTGGGCTTCCGTCATTACAG CCtggttggaattcaattttgttCCCCATCTGTTCAAATGCCCAATCAGTGTGGCTTTCCTCAG GATGAAATGTAAGAAGTGA
- the LOC126620131 gene encoding probable apyrase 6 isoform X3, whose translation MSSQRRIPANVVKFEARWWSFWEPTHRLRFASKIRACFGYGADGGNGAVFDFGKDGLASMRVNPGLSAYAEDPESAGGSLRELPEFGKGRVPKDLWAETEIRLMARAGLRLLDLGVQNRILNSCWKVLRSSGFKFRDEWASVITG comes from the exons ATGTCATCACAGCGACGAATTCCGGCGAATGTCGTTAAGTTCGAAGCTAGGTGGTGGTCTTTTTGGGAACCCACTCATCGTCTTCGTTTCGCTTCAAAGATCCGAGCTTGTTTCGGGTACGGAGCCGATGGCGGTAATGGTGCCGTGTTTGATTTTGGAAAGGACGGGTTGGCATCGATGCGGGTCAATCCTGGGCTCTCGGCGTACGCAGAGGATCCAGAATCGGCAGGCGGGTCGTTGAGGGAGCTCCCGGAGTTTGGGAAGGGGAGGGTTCCGAAAGATCTCTGGGCGGAAACGGAGATTAGGCTTATGGCTAGGGCGGGGCTCCGATTGCTTGATTTAGGTGTTCAGAATCGGATTCTGAATTCTTGTTGGAAGGTGCTTCGGAGTTCCGGGTTTAAGTTTCGTGACGAGTGGGCTTCCGTCATTACAG GATGA